TATCCCCCGACACTTTCCCAACCCCCCAGCCAAAGCCATTCTGGAACTGAGAGCCAGACAGTAACTCCGCCCCCCTCAAGCCGGAGATCCCTAATAAGCGCTCCACAGGTTTTGCTGTCTAGGTAAATCCCCTTTGGGGgataaatttatttaatcctcgCAGTAACCATGCAAGACAATTTGTGGGCGATGGGTAAGGTCTGCGGGTCCATAATGATAAAGATTTAGGCACAGTCACGTTTACACTTAGCCTTGGGCCCAGAGTGCATCTTTATTTTGCAAAGGTGCAGATTCTTAGTATTTCAGATTTCTTCGAAAGTTTGAATAGGTTCTTGCTCAATGCAGAGCTACTCACATTTTGCGTGTCTTTTTCTACATTAGCAGCAAGCGAGATAAAGATAGTCCCCTGCTTGCTTCTGCTTGAGACATTACTGCCTTGTACCAGTAAGGTTCCAAGCAGTGAACAGGCAGTGAATGGAGATGTGGGTTTTGTAAGAATCTCAAAAACTGGTCTGTACGGTACTTTAACAGAATTGCGCTCTTCTGCTAGAGAGCAATAATTCGTAATCATCTAAAAGCAgccaagaaaaaatttaaaggtaTAAGTTTGAAGAGTTAACCTTTTTCAGCTTCTCTTGCTTAATTTTATCTTCCTACTCTGTCCCCTTCATCCTCCCAAaaggtgagaaaaagaaacaatagcaTGGAAATATTATTTAGTGCCCTTTTAGGGAAACAATAACATGCAGAGGCAGCATATTGGTTAGGAGCGTGAACTCAAAATCAGACTCAGTTTAAATCCTGATTCTGTCACGTATCAACCTTGTAATTTGACACAAATTGCTTGATCTCAttatgccttagtttcctcacctgaaaaatggggatattaaTAGTCCATACTTATAGGTTTGTTACaggattaaattaattaatatttgtaagaCATTCAACATACAGAGAGCACTAtataagtacttaataaatgaaaCACCAGtaacaactttttaaaacctTATCTAGATTTGGTGTTGTTATTCGGTTTATATACTTgtagattgttttctttttcaagttaATGGCTGTGTGCACCCTGACCATCAAATCTCCCCTTTTGATTTCTCTTCTTGAAGGATCAGattaatttttagaagaaaaagaaaagaagtaataaagcaataggggctgtttgtttttccaaTTTCACCTTTCTcttaatttgaaaattatgtaGGTTCATCCAGTAAAATGGTATCAGACTTATTATCCTCtaacacacttttattttattattctcctGCTTAGAAATCCTCAGTGTTTCCATACTGATAAAATCACACGTATAGCTTGACCACCAAGGCCTTGTAACCTGGCTCAAAATTGTTTTGGGTGttattttcaaaacatgtttGAAGTAGACAACTAATAACCCTTATCCTCCTGTAACTGTATCGTCCAGTTACACGGAAGCTGATGGGAGAATGTGACTTTAGACCTGTCCCCATTCAGGTCTGCTAATAATTCAACTCAGCATTAGCCCTGCATATCCACCTAGTCACTGGCATAGCTGGGCAGCCTCAGAATTCTCCTGCAGGTGTAGGCCCCTGGAAAGTGTTCCCCTTATGCTGACCAGTAGTCTGAAAGAAGCAGCTTTCTCTAGTTCCTTGTCAATCCCTTTTAAAAAGTCTAATGATGAAATAATTCCCTACTCTTAAAGTGAGAAAGAGTGGGTAGAGAGGTTAGGACTGATACTCTAGCAGATTCTCTCCATATGCAAATAAGAGGCTAGGGAAATACACAGTACCCACCAACATGTCCCGacacaaattttattaaaaaggttTCTCTATTGCTGGCAGATAGGTTTCTTTACAGGCCCTTGAATGTGTGTGGCTTAATCCCACCTTTGTGTGATTACCTGCCCTATTACTCTACTTCTCCATTTACTTAAATCATAATGTTCTTCAGTGCTTAACTTGTATCCCATCCCACCTCTGCTATAAATCTTTCACCAGTCCCTCTGAGTAGAGCTCTTCTGACCTGCTGTGTCATGTTTTTTATTCCGTTTACCTGGTTTTTAATCACTTACAGTCATATATTGTTATTTGCCTAACAATTTTAAGTGTGCATGTATTTAACAGTTGCAAGTTCTTTAGAGACAGCGATCTCTAAGACCTTATATTGCATTTTAACTTCCACTATACCTAGAAGAattttatagattatatatacTTAATGACTACTTGttgattgaaagaaaatattaaataatttttccttctcaatttgacaattatattttattttcagtatttagaAATGATGGAATTAGATATAGGAGATGCCACTCAAGTTTATATAGCATTCTTGGTTTACCTGGACCTCATGgaaagtaagttgtttgtttatattgttttgttattGGGACTGTGGTAGGGATTTGGGGGGTTGGATTGGGATATAGCATTCTTAACATTATAATAAGCAATCTTTTATGCATTTGCTGTTAattttgcaatttatttatttacattggGAATTATTGAGTAACAGAAGCTATTAGAAAAGCAAAGATAGGAGGTAGTGTTATGAGTGATATTTGCTCAGCTGAGTATTAGGTAGAAGTTTGgagtttttatcttttgtatttaataaacattattgTCCATTCAATGATGTTCTTTCAGGCAAAAGCTGGCATGAAGTAAACTGTGTAGGATTACCAGAACTCCAGCTCATCTGCCTTGTTGGTACTGAGATAGAAGGGGAGGGGTTACAGACTGTGGTGCCTACCCCCATCACTGCTTCCCTCAGCCATAACAGGTGAGAAGGTGATTTTGGTCTAAGTTCCTTTCCCAAGTAAAGCAGTAGGAAACATTAAATGTGgtgatataatatttttaaagaaatttaggATGCAGGTTTCATAGCTTTACTCTTGGCTATTTGAGGAATAAGTTAAATATGAGTGTTATATGcagccattcttgcattgctataaagaaatatctgagactgagtaatttctttaaaaaaaaagaggtttaagtggctcatagttctgcaggctttacagtaagcatggtgctggcatctactcggcttctagggaggcctcaggaagcttataatcatggaAGAAGTTCATGAAGCAAGAGCAAGCACATcatatggcaaaagcaggagtgagagagagagagtattgAGGGGGAGgttccacacacttttaaatgaccagatctcacgagaactcattGTCCTGAAGACAGCACCTAGCCATGAGGGATTTACCCCTATAACCCAAAcatcttccaccaggccccacctccaacactggggattacagttcaataTGGGATTTGGGCAGGAACAAATATACAAAGTATATCAagcatttaacaagtatttagcACTTACTCTATGGTCAGTACTTTTCAGAGACAGTATGTATggtagaaatatttatatttttggtaagGAAGTAAGACCATTACATTTGAAATAACAGATATTATAAGATGTACCATATCATACAAATCATACTTGATATAGGAGTTGGTGAAGAGCATGATTAACATGCAAGTTGAAATCAAAGCTTCATGTAGCTTGTgggacctttttttaaaaaacttaggtACATAGCATTGGATTAAACATGTCTTTGTTTCATGACATACTCTCATTATTAGTTCATGCttggtgtttatttatttacttagttatttttcataatgtaATAAGTATCTCTGTAACCATCACCCAGAGCAAAACTAGATTTTGGACAATAACGAACATCTCATCTTATAAGTTCCTTCCTTAACGTGCTTTCACTGACCTGAGGTAACTGTCATTCCGAATTCCATGTTCATtgggaagttttaaattttagatgtttttactttaatttaaaaactttatctTTTAAGGCTGACCTTATACACTTAATATTTTgctaaaattcattcattcttgtGCATTTTTTGGGCTGccacataatattccattgtgtgattATACCCCCATTTTCACATCCACTCCCTTGATGATGGAGTGTTGCTAATGTTTAACTTTAGGAGATAATTTCAAACTATTTTCGAAGTGGTTGCCTCAATTTACTTTTTACCTGCAATGTAAATAAGATCCTTTGGAGCTGTATTGTCTCTCACATTTAGTATTGtcagacttttaaatttttgccaaCAGAATGGATTATTCTCACTGTGgtcttaatttacatttcttttatcaCTCATAATActgaatatttctttatatatgtattatttataag
This DNA window, taken from Macaca mulatta isolate MMU2019108-1 chromosome 1, T2T-MMU8v2.0, whole genome shotgun sequence, encodes the following:
- the TSEN15 gene encoding tRNA-splicing endonuclease subunit Sen15 isoform X4, which gives rise to MEERGDSEPIPGCSGLGPGGVRGFGDGGGAPSWAPEDAWMGTHPKYLEMMELDIGDATQVYIAFLVYLDLMESKSWHEVNCVGLPELQLICLVGTEIEGEGLQTVVPTPITASLSHNRIREILKASRKLQEYFS
- the TSEN15 gene encoding tRNA-splicing endonuclease subunit Sen15 isoform X5, which encodes MEERGDSEPIPGCSGLGPGGVRGFGDGGGAPSWAPEDAWMGTHPKYLEMMELDIGDATQVYIAFLVYLDLMESKSWHEVNCVGLPELQLICLVGTEIEGEGLQTVVPTPITASLSHNRIFLLEDDICVS